In Zingiber officinale cultivar Zhangliang chromosome 8B, Zo_v1.1, whole genome shotgun sequence, a single genomic region encodes these proteins:
- the LOC122015343 gene encoding uncharacterized protein At2g02148-like isoform X1, with protein sequence MQHYNLRQATNSFIGGSLHDLNTADSNPGEIDGIRDVDRDPVDEDSLDNDDESNSVVCVHDSYRSSIPLHGVGVDDDRSALENSGRSPSPSYNLLTQEDISPIATARSRFLQFVVDHFIDEHVIESGESSDVSCYQGNEKLGKRKEREVQYEGDPRFDLPLMYVANLYETLVNDVNVRLASLDGIREKNIGIALETAGGLYRRLAKKFPPKGPCSFRRRELATSLATRNRFPELVVQEEKRVRFVVVNGLSIIEKPSRINIDDVEWFKRLTGRHEVAISARDYKFYSPRHKYKRGAPHPMSNIPGLSVMSVTESSSPVPNAIGFRPVTGSQNHHEPSSKHHLQQSQQSSPFLPLHQAHHQSIQQNQHSTHFSHMCTHPSHVHDLTLQHQPQTMTPQLACMQSLSGGNLGERLHVLPTSPAKFCDECGTPYFRETSKFCSECGTKRLGV encoded by the exons ATGCAGCACTATAATTTGAGGCAGGCAACCAATTCTTTTATTGGAGGCTCCCTCCACGACCTCAACACTGCCGACTCGAACCCCGGGGAGATAGATGGCATCAGAGATGTGGATCGCGACCCCGTGGATGAGGATAGCCTCGACAACGACGACGAGTCTAATTCCGTG GTTTGCGTGCATGACTCTTATAGAAGTTCGATTCCACTTCACGGTGTTGGAGTGGATGACGATCGGTCTGCACTTGAGAACAGTGGAAGATCACCAAGTCCGTCGTATAACTTACTTACCCAAGAAG ATATTTCACCAATTGCAACTGCAAGATCCAGGTTTTTGCAGTTTGTAGTTGATCATTTTATTGATGAGCATGTGATTGAATCTGGAGAAAGTTCAGATGTTTCATGCTATCAGGGGAATGAGAAGCTTGGTAAAAGGAAGGAACGGGAAGTTCAGTATGAGGGTGATCCAAGGTTTGACCTGCCGTTGATGTATGTTGCCAACTTGTATGAGACCTTAGTTAATGATGTCAATGTACGTCTTGCTTCTTTGGATGGTATCCGTGAGAAGAATATTGGGATTGCTTTAGAAACAGCTGGTGGATTGTATAGAAGATTGGCTAAAAAGTTTCCTCCAAAAG GTCCTTGTAGTTTTAGGAGAAGAGAACTAGCTACATCACTTGCAACAAGAAATCGGTTTCCTGAGCTTGTGGTACAAGAAGAAAAGCGTGTCCGCTTTGTAGTTGTAAATGGTTTATCAATCATTGAAAAACCAAGCCGCATAAACATAGATGATGTTGAATG GTTTAAGCGTTTGACTGGACGGCATGAGGTGGCTATTTCGGCAAGAGATTATAAATTTTACTCCCCTCGCCATAAGTACAAGAGAGGTGCTCCTCATCCTATGTCCAATATTCCTGGGCTAAGT GTGATGTCAGTCACAGAGAGCTCTTCTCCGGTGCCTAATGCTATTGGATTCCGTCCAGTGACCGGG TCTCAGAATCATCATGAGCCGTCATCAAAACATCACTTACAACAATCACAACAATCATCTCCATTTCTCCCTCTACACCAGGCTCATCATCAGAGCATTCAACAAAATCAACATTCTACCCACTTTTCCCATATGTGCACTCACCCGTCGCATGTACATGATCTAACTCTCCAGCATCAGCCACAGACAATGACTCCTCAGCTAGCTTGCATGCAGTCACTATCCGGTGGTAATCTTGGAGAACGCTTGCATGTGCTG CCGACAAGCCCGGCAAAGTTCTGCGATGAATGTGGCACCCCCTACTTTAGAGAGACATCAAAATTCTGCTCAGAATGTGGCACGAAGAGATTAGGGGTGTAA
- the LOC122015343 gene encoding uncharacterized protein At2g02148-like isoform X2 — MQHYNLRQATNSFIGGSLHDLNTADSNPGEIDGIRDVDRDPVDEDSLDNDDESNSVCVHDSYRSSIPLHGVGVDDDRSALENSGRSPSPSYNLLTQEDISPIATARSRFLQFVVDHFIDEHVIESGESSDVSCYQGNEKLGKRKEREVQYEGDPRFDLPLMYVANLYETLVNDVNVRLASLDGIREKNIGIALETAGGLYRRLAKKFPPKGPCSFRRRELATSLATRNRFPELVVQEEKRVRFVVVNGLSIIEKPSRINIDDVEWFKRLTGRHEVAISARDYKFYSPRHKYKRGAPHPMSNIPGLSVMSVTESSSPVPNAIGFRPVTGSQNHHEPSSKHHLQQSQQSSPFLPLHQAHHQSIQQNQHSTHFSHMCTHPSHVHDLTLQHQPQTMTPQLACMQSLSGGNLGERLHVLPTSPAKFCDECGTPYFRETSKFCSECGTKRLGV, encoded by the exons ATGCAGCACTATAATTTGAGGCAGGCAACCAATTCTTTTATTGGAGGCTCCCTCCACGACCTCAACACTGCCGACTCGAACCCCGGGGAGATAGATGGCATCAGAGATGTGGATCGCGACCCCGTGGATGAGGATAGCCTCGACAACGACGACGAGTCTAATTCC GTTTGCGTGCATGACTCTTATAGAAGTTCGATTCCACTTCACGGTGTTGGAGTGGATGACGATCGGTCTGCACTTGAGAACAGTGGAAGATCACCAAGTCCGTCGTATAACTTACTTACCCAAGAAG ATATTTCACCAATTGCAACTGCAAGATCCAGGTTTTTGCAGTTTGTAGTTGATCATTTTATTGATGAGCATGTGATTGAATCTGGAGAAAGTTCAGATGTTTCATGCTATCAGGGGAATGAGAAGCTTGGTAAAAGGAAGGAACGGGAAGTTCAGTATGAGGGTGATCCAAGGTTTGACCTGCCGTTGATGTATGTTGCCAACTTGTATGAGACCTTAGTTAATGATGTCAATGTACGTCTTGCTTCTTTGGATGGTATCCGTGAGAAGAATATTGGGATTGCTTTAGAAACAGCTGGTGGATTGTATAGAAGATTGGCTAAAAAGTTTCCTCCAAAAG GTCCTTGTAGTTTTAGGAGAAGAGAACTAGCTACATCACTTGCAACAAGAAATCGGTTTCCTGAGCTTGTGGTACAAGAAGAAAAGCGTGTCCGCTTTGTAGTTGTAAATGGTTTATCAATCATTGAAAAACCAAGCCGCATAAACATAGATGATGTTGAATG GTTTAAGCGTTTGACTGGACGGCATGAGGTGGCTATTTCGGCAAGAGATTATAAATTTTACTCCCCTCGCCATAAGTACAAGAGAGGTGCTCCTCATCCTATGTCCAATATTCCTGGGCTAAGT GTGATGTCAGTCACAGAGAGCTCTTCTCCGGTGCCTAATGCTATTGGATTCCGTCCAGTGACCGGG TCTCAGAATCATCATGAGCCGTCATCAAAACATCACTTACAACAATCACAACAATCATCTCCATTTCTCCCTCTACACCAGGCTCATCATCAGAGCATTCAACAAAATCAACATTCTACCCACTTTTCCCATATGTGCACTCACCCGTCGCATGTACATGATCTAACTCTCCAGCATCAGCCACAGACAATGACTCCTCAGCTAGCTTGCATGCAGTCACTATCCGGTGGTAATCTTGGAGAACGCTTGCATGTGCTG CCGACAAGCCCGGCAAAGTTCTGCGATGAATGTGGCACCCCCTACTTTAGAGAGACATCAAAATTCTGCTCAGAATGTGGCACGAAGAGATTAGGGGTGTAA
- the LOC122015564 gene encoding TSL-kinase interacting protein 1-like — MEHQTLPVENLLIKDAKNTFLSSAISTGSQNPVKKPTRQWDAWTRQEEENFFNALRQVGKNFEKITCRVQSKNKDQVRHYYYRLVRRMNKLLGPGFSFDAKNSKDTNAAMLRWWSLLEKHSCTASKLHLKPRRFKIFIEALENQLLKDRNKTRRKRLPEDVYSHTSSNMILSKGPGNDIYPVKLLTVEAANTNKSTASKAAFQKTEMYSNVNCKRDLSMKSQRQKRRPGVVSSAEYKRWEKAAMAGVSLVADAAEQLERATNKIKFSFNGETSDAISNKITDGGIFPDQMTKSTTEPSFKLKLQLFPVDDHTRSVLEKDGHNPHLELTLSARKRISSVMEHLHRKWGDSNIASGELVLLPYSVKQEIVSSKMWTVKDTVISTSDVYAMVGSPAVFRLRYGWFTTLEHGSNGIQSSHTASSSENCDLLEDARHENQESLMEDVATPITDVPEQDCTHCEDRFFEPAADAGPSSIRIAKDERKWKKKDMVYAELNCVSAGEWADSLTNISVGDLFNEASKAANSERINSTDEPTGPLLHLASFSCDSFDAAIAAHISGHQLSPILNKASQPSIWDAEDTRDQFSFQMVPDERLNLASSSSTEAGEQDSSKSLPGIPNFLKDFGGHGFRDEPLFKSEVESCQAQSSDERGYQDKDTSFADIYWADSLGPLDLDMPSSKFQGQELIFSDSLSLSRLIANSLDEFQNFSLFCVDDKDSGSRRA; from the exons ATGGAACATCAAACTCTCCCAGTAGaaaatttgttgataaaggatGCAAAAAATACCTTTCTTTCATCCGCAATTTCTACTGGATCTCAGAATCCtg TTAAAAAACCTACACGGCAATGGGATGCATGGACCcgacaagaggaggagaatttttTTAATGCACTACGACAAGTTGGCAAG AACTTTGAGAAGATCACCTGTCGTGTTCAGAGTAAAAACAAAGACCAA GTTAGGCATTATTATTATCGCCTTGTGAGACGTATGAACAAGCTTCTAGGACCTGGGTTCTCATTTGATGCTAAAAATTCAAAGGATACTAATGCTGCAATGCTCCGATG GTGGTCTTTACTAGAAAAACACAGCTGCACTGCCTCAAAACTGCATTTGAAACCCCGGAGGTTTAAGATATTTATTGAAGCTTTG GAAAATCAACTTCTAAAGGACAGAAACAAGACTAGAAGAAAAAGACTTCCTGAAGATGTTTATTCTCATACATCTTCAAACATGATTCTCAGTAAGGGACCAGGGAATGACATTTATCCAGTCAAATTACTAACCGTTGAAGCTGCGAACACTAACAAATCAACAGCTTCGAAAGCTGCCTTCCAGAAGACTGAGATGTATTCAAACGTGAACTGCAAACGGGACTTATCTATGAAATCACAGAGGCAAAAAAGGAGGCCAG GTGTTGTTTCCTCTGCTGAATATAAAAGATGGGAAAAGGCTGCGATGGCAGGCGTTTCTTTGGTTGCTGATGCCGCTGAACAATTGGAGCGAGCaaccaataaaataaaattttcttttaatggaGAAACCAGTGATGCAATATCCAATAAGATCACAGATGGTG GAATTTTCCCTGACCAGATGACCAAATCAACCACTGAACCTTCTTTCAAGTTGAAGTTACAGTTGTTTCCCGTTGATGATCATACTCGAAGTGTTCTTGAAAAG GATGGACACAATCCACATTTAGAGCTCACTTTAAGTGCTAGGAAAAGGATATCGTCAGTCATGGAACATCTACACCGCAAGTGGGGAGACTCTAACATAGCATCAGGAGAGCTCGTACTTCTCCCCTACTCTGTTAAGCAGGAGATAGTAAGTTCCAAAATGTGGACTGTAAAAGACACTGTAATCAGTACTTCAGATGTGTATGCTATGGTTGGCAGTCCTGCTGTTTTCCGTCTGAG GTATGGCTGGTTCACCACTTTAGAACATGGGTCAAATGGTATTCAATCATCTCACACAGCTTCATCTTCTGAAAATTGTGACCTTTTAGAAGATGCTCGACATG AAAATCAAGAAAGTTTAATGGAAGATGTTGCAACTCCAATTACTGATGTTCCAGAGCAGGATTGCACTCACTGTGAGGATAGATTTTTTGAGCCTGCCGCTGATGCAGGGCCATCTTCTATTAGAATAGCTAAAGATGAACGGAAATGGAAAAAGAAGGATATG GTCTATGCCGAACTAAACTGTGTCTCTGCTGGGGAATGGGCTGATAGTCTAACCAATATAAGTGTTGGAGATCTATTTAATGAAGCATCCAAGGCTGCTAATTCAGAACGAATAAATTCCACTGATGAACCAACTGGCCCTTTGCTTCATCTGGCCTCTTTTAGTTGTGACTCATTTGATGCAGCTATTGCTGCCCACATATCTGGCCATCAATTATCTCCCATTTTGAATAAGGCATCACAACCATCCATCTGGGATGCCGAAGATACCCGTGatcaattttcttttcaaatGGTTCCAGATGAGAGATTGAATCTTGCCTCTAGCTCTTCCACTGAGGCAGGCGAACAAGATTCTTCTAAATCTCTACCAGGAATTCCAAATTTTCTGAAG GATTTTGGTGGACACGGCTTTCGAGATGAACCTCTTTTCAAGTCGGAGGTTGAATCTTGTCAAGCTCAGTCATCCGATGAGAGAGGTTATCAGGACAAGGATACTAGTTTTGCAGATATTTACTGG GCTGACTCTTTAGGGCCACTGGACTTGGACATGCCTTCCTCTAAGTTTCAGGGCCAAGAACTAATATTTAGCGACAGCCTTAGTCTCAGTCGCTTGATAGCCAACAGCCTTGACGAATTCCAGAATTTCTCACTTTTTTGCGTGGACGATAAAGACTCCGGGTCACGCAGAGCCTAA